GCATCggccggggaatttttattcattattggcctgatatattttgactttataaCATTAACGtataacattttagtgtttataattatgagagctatcaacaaaaaaattattaaaatgcaagCTGTTTCAACGATGTTTATTTATGCCCAAGTTTAAAAATATCAGTGTTCAAGGTTGTATATCTTTTGAAAGTTTTTGTCAATGTATTTCAAATGttatataatttgttgaaatCGGATATATGGCAGATGTGATATCTATGATTACATTTCAAATCtttaaatgcaaaacaaatttctacatcaaaatacaaaaaaatccgCTGGAgttttttttcccatttttaacactgaatttgaataggaaaaagaTCCCGCAATTCAGTCATATATTTAAGCGATTTTTTACTCAGTTGAAGAcctttgtacaaaataaatcaCAATATTTGTCGATTTAAAAAATGCTACATTGACAAATAGCCATTTAAACAGCTGCTGCCTACAACATTTGTAATAGCGACCACTATATTTCAAAACAAGCGTtcacattttatatattttattaaaaccaaTATAGAAATGTCATTATATGCTAagattatgataaaaaaattattgctaaTGTATGCactttccgatttttttttctgctaTATACTTGTCTAATTCCGCAGAGGACAAAACACTAAACCGAGTCTTCACAGCATTCATACATTTCATCAATTTATTACGAAGCACAGCCGAGAGTATATTTAAGAATTCTTCCaacttgagaaaaaaaaaataatataaattagcaTTTACttgtacataaaaaacaaacaagagTACTTACCGTCAATTCACTTTCTCTATGACCATATTTAACAAATTGACACTGAGGTGCATGTTTGATATGTTCCTTCCAGGGATCAT
The nucleotide sequence above comes from Calliphora vicina chromosome 1, idCalVici1.1, whole genome shotgun sequence. Encoded proteins:
- the Det gene encoding baculoviral IAP repeat-containing protein 5, with amino-acid sequence MSEITSDKFDKFKEVYLMEQHRIDSFEKWPYDETSSCSITKMAEAGFYWTGNRNKEEDDAATCFVCSKQLHGWDPTDDPWKEHIKHAPQCQFVKYGHRESELTLEEFLNILSAVLRNKLMKCMNAVKTRFSVLSSAELDKYIAEKKIGKCIH